The DNA window GTGGTGAAAGTCCAGGCCACAGGCGTATGCCACACCGACCTGGCCTACCGCGACGGCGATATCGAGGACGCGTACCCATTTCTGCTCGGCCACGAGACGGCCGGCGTGGTCGACTCGGTCGGCGCGGACGTCACCCACGTCGCCCCCGGCGACTTCGTCGTGCTGAACTGGCGCGCGGTGTGCGGCGAGTGCCGCGCCTGCCGCAAGGGGGACACGAAGAACTGCTTTAACACCCACAACGCTTCCAAGGGCATGACCTTGGAGGACGGCACGGAGCTCACCCCGGCGCTGGGCATCGGTTCCTTCGCGGAGAAGACCCTGGTCCACGAGCTGCAGTGCACCAAGGTGAACCCGGACGAGGACCCGGCCGCTGCGGGCCTGCTCGGCTGCGGCATCATGGCCGGCCTCGGCGCCGCCGTGAACACGGGCGAGGTCCAGCGCGGCGATTCCGTCGCCGTCTTCGGCCTGGGCGGCGTTGGCCTGGCCGCCGTCGCTGGCGCGGCGCTCGCGGGCGCGACCACGATCATCGCCGTCGACCTCGACCAGCGTAAGTGCGATGCCGCCACCGAAACCTTCGGCGCCACCCACGCGATCTGCTCGAAGGGTTTGAGTGAGCAGGAGGTTATCGACAAGGTGCGCGAGCTTAGCGACGGCTTCGGCACCGACGTCGCCATCGACGCCGTCGGCATCCAGCCCACCTGGCGCCAGGCCTTCTACTCGCGCGACCTGGCAGGCCGCATGGTCATGGTGGGTGTGCCCAACCAGACCGACCACATCGACGTGCCCGCCATCGACGTTTACGGCCGCGGCGGCTCGATTAAGCCGGCCTGGTACGGCGACTGCCTCCCGGAGCGCGACTTCCCCACCTACGTCGACCTGCACCTGCAGGGCCGCTTCCCGCTCGGCGAGTTCGTCTCCGAGCGCATCGGTATCAACGACGTGGAGGATTCTTTTGCCAAGATGAAGCGCGGCGACGTGCTGCGCAGCGTCGTCGAGTTCTAGCCCACCCAACCCCGAAAGGACCACCATGACTTTCCGCGTAGATAACGTTGTCACCTCTGGCCTGTTCAAGCTCGACGGCGGTGAGTGGGAGGTGGACAACAACGTCTGGATCGTCGGTGACGACAGCGAGGTCTACATCATCGACGCCGCCCATGACGCCAAGGCGATCGCCGCCGCGGTGGGGAACCGCCGCGTCAAGGGCATCATCGCCACCCACGGCCACTCCGACCACATCGACG is part of the Corynebacterium imitans genome and encodes:
- a CDS encoding S-(hydroxymethyl)mycothiol dehydrogenase, with amino-acid sequence MAAQKVQGVIAREKGADVEVTTIVIPEPGPNDVVVKVQATGVCHTDLAYRDGDIEDAYPFLLGHETAGVVDSVGADVTHVAPGDFVVLNWRAVCGECRACRKGDTKNCFNTHNASKGMTLEDGTELTPALGIGSFAEKTLVHELQCTKVNPDEDPAAAGLLGCGIMAGLGAAVNTGEVQRGDSVAVFGLGGVGLAAVAGAALAGATTIIAVDLDQRKCDAATETFGATHAICSKGLSEQEVIDKVRELSDGFGTDVAIDAVGIQPTWRQAFYSRDLAGRMVMVGVPNQTDHIDVPAIDVYGRGGSIKPAWYGDCLPERDFPTYVDLHLQGRFPLGEFVSERIGINDVEDSFAKMKRGDVLRSVVEF